The Methylophilus sp. TWE2 region CATGCTGGTGCTGATGGCCGTGCTGTCGATTATTATCGGTAACTTTAGTGCCATTGTACAAACCAACCTCAAGCGCATGCTGGCTTATTCAACCATCTCGAATGTGGGCTTCATCATGTTTGGCATGATGAGTGCGAATGCGAATGGCTTTGCTTCCAGTTTCTTCTATATTGCCGCCTATGTACTGATGTCTATTTCAGGTTTTGGCATTATTCTGCTGTTAAGCCGCAAGGGATTTGAGGCGGATGAAATCAATGACCTGAAAGGCTTGAACCAGCGCCATCCATGGTATGCGTTCCTGATGCTGATTGTGATGTTCAGCATGGCTGGGATCCCGCCAACCGTGGGCTTTTATGCCAAGTTTACCGTGCTACAAGCGGCCTGGCAGGCAGGCTTTACCTGGCAAGTGGTATTGGCAGTTTTGATGGCGACCATAGGTGCTTTTTACTACCTCAATATTGTGCGCAAAATGTATTTTGATGAGGCTGTGGATCATGCGCCACTGACAGCGCCGCTTGATATGCGTTTTGTGCTCAGTGTGCAGACACTGGCCTTGTTGGGTCTTGGCTTGTTTCCGGAAATCCTGCTCAGTGTCTGTGGCCACAGTTTGCTGATCAGCCTGCAGTAATTCATCATGGCGACAAAATTACTGTTTTTGTTGATCATGCTGTTTATGGCAAATCTTGGCTGGGTCTCGGATAAGTGGCTGGGCCTGGTTGGCTCAGTCAGCCAGTTATGGCAGCGCTTTGTGGCATTGTTGCCGGCGTATTTTATTACGCTTGGCATCGCCTACCTGGTTGAACGCTTTGTGATGGGCCAGGTGTGGCCACAAGGATGGGAGTACTACAGCATCACATTGTGTATCTTCCTCGTGCTCTCGTTTCCGGGCTTTGTCTACCGTGTGCTATGGAAGTAAGCACACGTCATATTAACTTCATCAATCCTTCACGATAGTTTCAAGCATCATCGTCACACTATGCTTACCCAAAAAGCATAAGTCGGGGTCATCCCCGGAAAGGACGTGCGATGCTGAAACTACAACAAACACTGGGATGGGTGCAGTCGGTTGACAGCCGGCTGTGTGTCAAAGTCAGTCATACCGGGCAATATCGCCTGATTCGCCATTTTTTCCGCGCCATTTCACGTATGGGTGATGGCATGTTCTGGTACTTGCTGATGCTGGTGATTGCAGTGACGCAAGGCCAGCACGGCCTCTATGTCTGTTTGCATATGCTCACGGCAGGCCTCACGGGTACCTTGGTCTACAAATGGCTTAAACATCGTACCAGCCGTCCGCGACCATTCCAGGTTCGGCAGGACGTACTGTTAAGCGGGACGCCTCTGGATTATTTCAGCTTTCCCTCAGGGCACACCCTGCATGCCGTAGCATTTGGTATGGTAGCCTTACATTACTACCCGCAATTATTTCCTATCGTGTATCCCTTTGTGGTGTTGGTAGGTGTCTCGCGTGTGGTGTTGGGGTTGCATTATCCCAGTGATGTGCTCGCCGGTGCAGCGGTTGGTTATTTAATCGTCATGCTTTACACGCCGCTGTTTTAGGAGGACACTGAAATAACGGATGCCTAGGCATCCGTTTCTTATTTCTGAAGTGTCACTTAATGTCCGTCAACCAATCGCGTGACTAGATGCATTACGATAGGCCTGACGATCAATACGCAACAAAATGCGACGGGCATCGCCAGTGAATATGCGTGCAAGACACGTAATACGTAACCCGAATGTAAACCACTATTGGCGGCAACAATTACCATAGACATTAAAAATGCCATGATGCCCGCCATGAAGAAAGCAAATACATAAGCCGTATATTTTTTCGGGATCTTGCGGAAACTACTTTTTGTTTGATTCATCATGCTCTCCAGTCAATGCATGCACTATAAAACGATTCAAAAGCTTGGAGTAGTCTCTTGAATATTGAATCACTTTATAGATAAACTATCGAATAGTTGGTTATGATCGATAGTTAATGGATACTCTGAGAAGCATAGAAAGTTTTGTCAAAGCCGTCCAGGCAGGCAGTATTGCAGCCGGCGCAAGGCTGCAAGGGATTACTGCTGCTGCAGCCAGCCAGAACATCCAGCGACTGGAAAGATCGCTAGGCACGCGTTTGTTGATGCGAACAACCCGTAAACTGGCCATGACTGAAAGTGGTGAGCTTTATTATGCGGAAGTACAACCTATCATAGAGGCACTGGCCAAGGCACAATCTGTGATTACCGAGTTTCAAGGCCAGCCGCAGGGCCGCTTGCGGATAGGGTCATCGGTGGCCTTTGGCCGCCATGTACTTATGCCACTAATTCCTGCATTTACACGCACTTACCCAAAAGTTTCCATTGAGTTGGTGTTGTCTGATCATAGCTTGGATCATGTGACGGAAGATATCGATATCAGCATTCGTTTTAAGCAACAACTGGAACCAGGCCTGGTAGCCAGAAAAATTGCGACCGTCCCCGTATTGTTTTGCGCGGCGCCTGCCTATCTTCAACGAAAAGGTATTCCTCAGACACCAGAAGCCTTGTCAGGGCATGACTGCCTGCTGTTCCGCATCCCGGTGAATGGCCGTTTGCTCAGCTGGACATTTAACCGTAATGGCATGCTGTATGAGCCTGAAATCAAGCCTAGTATTATCTGTAATGATATTGATTCTTTACACCGGCTGGCCCTTGAAGGGGCGGGGATTGCGCGATTGGCTGCCTTTGTTGCCAATGGAGATATCGTAAAAGGATCGCTGGTCCCGCTGTTCCAGCCTTCTGCAGCATATCCCGATATGATGACCGCCGAGAGTTTGCCACTGGAGTTTTATGCATGCTTTCGCGACAAGCATGCAATCACCAATAAGGTCAGGGTATTTATGGATTATCTTGTGCGCGAGATACCTGCCTCATGGTCATCATTATGATGACTCCCGGCCTGTGATTGTTTGATTTTCGCCGGATGATTAAATAGTTGTTGCCAATATTCAATATTACGTGCATAGTACAACCTCACGACGTTCAAGTAGTGTTGTTGTTCTCCGGT contains the following coding sequences:
- a CDS encoding phosphatase PAP2 family protein encodes the protein MLKLQQTLGWVQSVDSRLCVKVSHTGQYRLIRHFFRAISRMGDGMFWYLLMLVIAVTQGQHGLYVCLHMLTAGLTGTLVYKWLKHRTSRPRPFQVRQDVLLSGTPLDYFSFPSGHTLHAVAFGMVALHYYPQLFPIVYPFVVLVGVSRVVLGLHYPSDVLAGAAVGYLIVMLYTPLF
- a CDS encoding LysR family transcriptional regulator, with the translated sequence MDTLRSIESFVKAVQAGSIAAGARLQGITAAAASQNIQRLERSLGTRLLMRTTRKLAMTESGELYYAEVQPIIEALAKAQSVITEFQGQPQGRLRIGSSVAFGRHVLMPLIPAFTRTYPKVSIELVLSDHSLDHVTEDIDISIRFKQQLEPGLVARKIATVPVLFCAAPAYLQRKGIPQTPEALSGHDCLLFRIPVNGRLLSWTFNRNGMLYEPEIKPSIICNDIDSLHRLALEGAGIARLAAFVANGDIVKGSLVPLFQPSAAYPDMMTAESLPLEFYACFRDKHAITNKVRVFMDYLVREIPASWSSL
- a CDS encoding DUF2798 domain-containing protein translates to MNQTKSSFRKIPKKYTAYVFAFFMAGIMAFLMSMVIVAANSGLHSGYVLRVLHAYSLAMPVAFCCVLIVRPIVMHLVTRLVDGH
- a CDS encoding DUF2818 family protein, with amino-acid sequence MATKLLFLLIMLFMANLGWVSDKWLGLVGSVSQLWQRFVALLPAYFITLGIAYLVERFVMGQVWPQGWEYYSITLCIFLVLSFPGFVYRVLWK